A single genomic interval of Pseudomonas sp. FeN3W harbors:
- a CDS encoding GntR family transcriptional regulator: MTLPVQETSVEKIQHKILYLEAANRIRELIEHGALVAGEKISEKRLCEKFGISRTPLREALKVLTSEGLVEILPNRGARVSLLTLSDVEHTYDVMAALEGLAGEAACRHLDDEELERICTLHQQMVGHYQRKELQAYFHANQQIHERILQASRNPILLEMYNNLSQRIKRIRYSMEMNEAFWRKAMNEHEEMIEALRDRDGKRLGDILRGHLSHKLEAVNLAGVISPD; this comes from the coding sequence ATGACGTTACCCGTGCAGGAAACCAGTGTGGAAAAGATCCAGCACAAGATTCTCTATTTGGAGGCCGCCAATCGGATTCGCGAGCTGATCGAGCACGGAGCGCTGGTGGCGGGGGAGAAAATCTCGGAAAAGCGCCTCTGCGAAAAATTCGGCATCTCCAGGACGCCGCTACGCGAAGCGCTGAAGGTACTGACGTCCGAGGGCTTGGTGGAGATCCTGCCGAACCGCGGCGCGCGCGTCAGCCTGCTGACCCTGAGCGACGTCGAGCACACCTACGACGTGATGGCCGCCCTCGAAGGCCTTGCCGGCGAGGCGGCCTGCCGCCACCTGGACGACGAGGAGCTGGAGCGCATCTGCACGCTCCACCAGCAGATGGTCGGACACTACCAACGCAAGGAATTGCAGGCCTATTTCCATGCCAACCAGCAGATTCACGAGCGCATCCTCCAGGCGTCGCGCAACCCCATCCTGCTCGAGATGTACAACAACCTCAGCCAGCGAATCAAAAGAATCCGTTATTCCATGGAAATGAACGAGGCGTTCTGGCGCAAGGCGATGAACGAGCACGAGGAGATGATCGAAGCACTGCGCGACCGGGACGGGAAACGCCTGGGGGATATCCTCAGGGGACACCTGAGCCACAAGCTCGAGGCGGTCAACCTCGCTGGCGTAATCAGCCCCGATTGA
- a CDS encoding FAD-linked oxidase C-terminal domain-containing protein, with protein MTSFTEPRIPASKVPLDRVSELAARLRREIAGEVLFDTASRGRYATDASIYQVMPVGVVIPRHQHDLQVALDIARDAKVPLLARGGGTSQCGQTVGDALVVDASRWLNQIVEFDPQNLTVVVEPGMVLDDLNRWLKPHGLWFPVDVSTSAQCTLGGMAGNNSCGSRSIRYGNMVHNVLGIDALLADGSEARFGFLHELAQGDRVRQLAGEVQRIAEREQSNIREHYPKVLRRVGGYNLDLFDCQNPRPYDPDGQVNLAHLLVGSEGTLGVTRRIRLRLAPLPRHKVLGVVNFPTFYQSMDLTQHIVKLDPTAVELVDRTMIELSLENPAFRPVIEKALIGQPDALLLVEFAGEDEGELRRQLDGLSELMADLGLPGSVVSMIEGAEQTALWNVRKAGLNIMMSMKGDGKPVSFIEDCAVPLEHLAEYTAKLTEVFHKHGTEGTWYAHASVGTLHVRPILDMRRDGSEKMRAIAEEASELVRAYKGAFSGEHGDGLCRGEWVAWQFGPQLNAAFREIKQLFDPDNLLNPGKIVDTPRMDDHSYFRFPRSYRPIPVTPVLDWSDWDVLRDPLTGKQSRPGSAGDPTGGLIKAVEMCNNNGHCRKFDAGTMCPSYRATRNEQHLTRGRANTLRLALSGQLGSEGLASEDVKAALDLCVSCKGCKRECPTGVDMAKMKIEARAAWAKNNPLPLRERLVAEMPRYAPYARRLAGLTAVVERMSPLSRWLKRRLGLAEQRALPRFDGDFLASASASPATSTREVLLFVDTFNNYMEPENARAARRVLEAAGYRVHFNRAPQQRPLCCGRTYLASGQVDKAKAEARRTLDHLLPFVERGVIIVGLEPSCLLTLRDEFLRYGYGEEARALARASLLFEEFLVRERDAGRMLLALKPLETPRVLLHGHCHQKAFDALRPVEQVLRWIPDLEVKTLETSCCGMAGSFGYEREHYEASMQMAELALLPAVRQAKAGDLVVADGTSCRHQIHDGAQRTALHVARVLERALA; from the coding sequence ATGACTTCGTTTACCGAACCCAGAATACCGGCGAGCAAGGTCCCGCTCGATCGCGTGTCCGAGCTGGCGGCGCGCCTGCGGCGCGAGATCGCCGGGGAGGTCTTGTTCGACACGGCGTCGCGCGGCCGCTACGCCACCGACGCCTCGATCTACCAGGTGATGCCGGTGGGCGTCGTCATCCCCCGGCATCAGCACGACCTGCAGGTGGCGCTGGACATCGCTCGCGATGCCAAGGTGCCGCTGCTGGCCCGTGGTGGCGGTACCAGCCAGTGTGGCCAGACCGTGGGCGACGCGCTGGTGGTCGATGCCAGCCGCTGGCTGAATCAGATCGTCGAATTCGACCCGCAGAACCTGACGGTGGTGGTCGAACCGGGCATGGTGCTCGACGACCTGAACCGCTGGCTCAAGCCGCACGGGCTGTGGTTCCCGGTGGACGTCTCGACCTCCGCGCAGTGCACCCTCGGCGGCATGGCCGGCAACAACTCCTGCGGGTCGCGCTCGATCCGCTACGGCAATATGGTGCACAACGTGCTGGGCATCGACGCGCTGCTGGCTGACGGCAGCGAGGCCCGCTTCGGCTTCCTCCACGAACTCGCACAGGGCGACCGGGTTCGCCAGCTCGCCGGCGAAGTACAACGCATCGCCGAGCGCGAGCAGTCGAACATCCGCGAGCACTACCCCAAGGTGCTGCGGCGGGTCGGCGGCTACAACCTCGACCTGTTCGACTGCCAGAACCCGCGGCCCTACGACCCCGACGGGCAGGTCAACCTGGCGCACCTGTTGGTCGGCTCCGAGGGCACCCTCGGCGTGACCCGGCGGATCAGGCTCCGGCTCGCGCCGCTGCCACGGCACAAGGTGCTGGGGGTGGTGAATTTCCCCACCTTCTACCAATCGATGGACCTGACCCAGCACATCGTCAAGCTCGACCCCACCGCAGTCGAGCTGGTTGATCGCACCATGATCGAGCTGTCGCTGGAAAACCCGGCTTTCCGCCCGGTGATCGAAAAAGCCCTGATCGGCCAGCCGGACGCGCTGCTGCTGGTCGAGTTCGCCGGCGAGGACGAAGGTGAGCTGCGCCGACAGCTGGACGGCTTGAGCGAGCTGATGGCCGACCTCGGGCTGCCGGGCAGCGTCGTCAGCATGATCGAAGGGGCCGAGCAGACGGCATTGTGGAACGTGCGCAAGGCCGGCCTGAACATCATGATGAGCATGAAGGGCGACGGTAAGCCGGTGTCCTTCATTGAAGACTGCGCGGTGCCGCTGGAGCACCTCGCCGAATACACCGCCAAGCTCACCGAGGTGTTCCACAAACACGGCACCGAGGGCACCTGGTACGCCCACGCCAGCGTCGGCACCCTGCACGTGCGGCCGATCCTCGACATGCGTCGCGATGGCTCGGAGAAGATGCGGGCCATCGCCGAGGAGGCGTCCGAGCTGGTGCGCGCGTACAAGGGGGCGTTTTCCGGCGAACACGGTGACGGCCTCTGTCGCGGCGAGTGGGTGGCTTGGCAGTTCGGCCCGCAGCTCAACGCCGCGTTCAGGGAGATCAAGCAACTGTTCGACCCGGACAACCTGCTCAACCCCGGCAAGATCGTCGACACGCCACGAATGGACGATCACAGCTATTTCCGCTTCCCCAGGAGCTACCGGCCGATCCCGGTCACGCCGGTGCTCGACTGGTCGGACTGGGACGTGCTGCGCGACCCGCTCACCGGCAAGCAGAGCCGGCCGGGCAGCGCCGGCGATCCCACCGGCGGGCTGATCAAGGCCGTGGAGATGTGCAACAACAACGGTCACTGCCGCAAGTTCGACGCTGGCACCATGTGCCCCAGCTACCGCGCCACGCGCAACGAGCAGCACCTGACCCGCGGCCGTGCCAACACCCTGCGCCTGGCGCTGTCCGGACAGCTCGGCAGCGAAGGGCTGGCCAGTGAAGACGTGAAGGCGGCGCTGGATCTGTGCGTGTCCTGCAAGGGCTGCAAGCGCGAGTGCCCGACCGGCGTCGACATGGCCAAGATGAAGATCGAGGCGCGCGCCGCCTGGGCGAAGAACAACCCGTTGCCACTACGCGAGCGGCTGGTGGCGGAGATGCCGCGTTATGCGCCCTACGCGCGCCGTCTGGCCGGCCTGACCGCCGTCGTCGAGCGCATGTCGCCGCTGTCGCGCTGGCTCAAGCGCAGGCTCGGTCTGGCCGAGCAGCGTGCGCTGCCGCGTTTCGACGGCGACTTCCTGGCGAGCGCCAGCGCCAGCCCTGCGACGTCCACCCGGGAAGTGCTGCTGTTCGTCGACACCTTCAACAACTATATGGAGCCGGAAAACGCGCGGGCCGCGCGGAGGGTCCTGGAAGCGGCCGGCTATCGGGTGCACTTCAACCGGGCGCCGCAGCAGCGGCCGCTGTGCTGCGGGCGCACGTACCTGGCCTCGGGCCAGGTCGACAAGGCCAAGGCCGAGGCGCGGCGCACCCTCGATCACCTGCTGCCATTCGTCGAGCGCGGGGTGATCATCGTCGGGCTGGAGCCCTCGTGCCTGCTGACCCTGCGCGACGAGTTCCTGCGCTACGGCTACGGCGAAGAGGCCAGGGCGCTGGCCAGGGCTTCCCTGCTGTTCGAGGAGTTCCTGGTCAGGGAGCGCGATGCCGGGCGCATGCTGCTCGCGCTCAAACCCCTGGAGACGCCGCGGGTGCTGCTGCACGGCCACTGCCACCAGAAAGCGTTCGACGCGCTGCGGCCGGTGGAGCAGGTGCTGCGCTGGATACCGGATCTGGAGGTCAAGACCCTTGAAACCTCCTGCTGCGGCATGGCCGGCAGTTTCGGCTACGAGCGCGAGCACTACGAGGCCTCGATGCAGATGGCGGAGCTGGCGCTGCTACCGGCGGTCCGCCAGGCCAAGGCGGGCGACCTGGTGGTCGCCGACGGCACCAGTTGCCGGCACCAGATCCACGACGGTGCCCAGCGTACGGCGTTGCACGTGGCGAGGGTGCTGGAACGGGCGCTGGCGTGA
- a CDS encoding TRAP transporter large permease translates to MTILYMFLGLILLILINVPVAIALGVVGAVAIFLSYGELALPNIGMVMYDGATSFPLIAIPLFILAGAIMNASSISRRLIDLASAMLGFIKGGLSMVTIGASIFFAEISGSAVAGVSAIGSIMIPAMRTKGYSKEFSAALSSSAASLAIILPPSIPMILYAVMSGESVVKMFVAGIFPGLLGAFGLACMCYYLARKHGFPSEGRFQAKRLWEAFRGAIWALSIPVIILGGIFGGIVTATEGAALAVVVAIFISAVIYREFTLKTFYKACLDAGVQTAVVMLLVASSAVVGLYLTETQLPQQLARSIGELTSNKYVILALLNVIFLILGMFLHSAAAIILVVPIVLPLVLAVGIDPIHFGLIVTLNLAIGQQTPPVASVLIASCSIAKADIWATTRTNLWFLGVLVLILLINTYIPAFAMALVNLIYG, encoded by the coding sequence ATGACCATCCTCTATATGTTTCTCGGCTTGATCCTGCTGATACTGATCAACGTCCCGGTGGCCATCGCCTTGGGCGTAGTCGGTGCGGTGGCGATCTTCCTGAGCTACGGCGAACTGGCACTCCCCAATATCGGGATGGTCATGTACGACGGCGCCACCAGCTTCCCTCTGATCGCCATTCCGCTGTTCATCCTGGCCGGCGCGATAATGAACGCCTCGAGCATTTCCCGACGCCTGATCGACCTGGCCTCAGCGATGCTCGGATTCATCAAGGGCGGCTTGTCGATGGTGACCATCGGCGCCTCGATCTTCTTCGCGGAAATCTCCGGTTCCGCCGTGGCGGGTGTTTCGGCCATCGGTAGCATCATGATCCCGGCGATGAGGACCAAGGGCTACTCGAAGGAGTTCTCCGCCGCGCTGTCGTCCTCGGCGGCGAGCCTGGCGATCATCCTGCCGCCGTCGATTCCGATGATCCTCTATGCAGTGATGTCCGGCGAATCGGTGGTCAAGATGTTCGTCGCCGGCATATTCCCAGGCCTGCTTGGCGCCTTCGGCCTGGCCTGCATGTGCTATTACCTGGCACGCAAGCACGGCTTTCCTTCGGAGGGGCGCTTCCAGGCCAAGCGCTTATGGGAAGCCTTCAGGGGGGCGATCTGGGCGCTGTCGATCCCGGTGATCATTCTCGGTGGGATTTTCGGCGGCATCGTGACGGCCACCGAAGGCGCCGCGCTGGCGGTGGTGGTGGCGATATTCATCAGCGCCGTGATCTACCGCGAGTTCACCCTGAAAACCTTCTACAAAGCCTGTCTCGATGCCGGTGTGCAGACCGCGGTGGTGATGTTGCTGGTGGCGAGTTCGGCGGTGGTCGGTCTGTACCTGACCGAAACGCAATTGCCGCAGCAGCTGGCTCGCTCGATCGGCGAGCTGACCAGCAACAAATACGTCATCCTGGCGCTGCTCAACGTCATCTTCCTCATCCTTGGGATGTTCCTGCACTCGGCGGCGGCGATCATCCTGGTGGTGCCGATCGTGTTGCCGCTGGTGCTCGCCGTCGGCATCGACCCGATCCACTTCGGCCTGATCGTCACGCTTAACCTGGCCATCGGCCAGCAGACGCCGCCGGTGGCCAGTGTGCTGATCGCCTCCTGTTCCATCGCCAAGGCGGACATCTGGGCCACAACCCGGACCAATCTCTGGTTCCTCGGGGTGCTGGTGCTGATCCTGCTGATCAACACCTACATACCCGCCTTCGCCATGGCGCTGGTAAACCTGATCTACGGCTGA
- a CDS encoding CoA transferase, producing MLALQNMKVLDISQIMAGPYCTMVLGDLGAEVIKVEKANGGDDSRQMGPYVNGESSCFFQINRNKKSISLNLKDSRARDIFYRLASEADVIVENYRPGVTQSLEIDYETISRINPGIIYCSISGYGQTGPYRSKGGFDLVAQGMSGLMSMTGEPGRSPLKTGIAVYDIGGGITAVYSILAAYIHKQNTGEGQHIDIAISECGLPWFSWEAAAYFAEGRVPQPTGSRHRVSAPYQAIKAQDGYLMLGCANQRTWERLCRDVIEREDLLVDARFVTNSDRARNVEALEDILQDILSRQPIRHWLERCDEAGVPAGPINDFAQAMQDEHYLARDMVQEVEHPVIGTMKTIGFPSKFSRTPSQIRRPAPLFAEHTDEVLQGIGLTEAEILGLRSEGCIR from the coding sequence ATGCTTGCACTGCAGAACATGAAAGTCCTCGATATTTCCCAGATCATGGCCGGGCCGTACTGCACCATGGTGCTGGGCGACCTGGGCGCCGAGGTAATCAAGGTCGAGAAGGCCAACGGCGGCGACGACAGCCGGCAGATGGGACCCTACGTCAACGGCGAATCCAGCTGCTTCTTCCAGATCAACCGGAACAAGAAAAGCATTTCGCTGAACCTCAAGGACAGCCGTGCCCGGGACATCTTCTATCGCCTGGCCAGCGAGGCCGACGTGATCGTGGAAAATTACCGGCCGGGCGTCACCCAGTCGCTGGAGATCGACTACGAAACGATCAGCCGGATCAATCCCGGCATCATCTACTGTTCGATCTCGGGCTACGGTCAGACCGGGCCGTACCGCAGCAAGGGTGGCTTCGATCTGGTCGCCCAAGGCATGAGCGGCTTGATGTCGATGACCGGCGAGCCGGGCCGCAGCCCGCTGAAGACCGGCATCGCGGTCTACGACATCGGCGGCGGCATCACTGCGGTCTATTCCATTCTGGCCGCCTACATCCATAAGCAGAACACCGGCGAAGGGCAGCACATCGACATCGCCATCAGCGAATGCGGCCTGCCCTGGTTCAGCTGGGAGGCGGCGGCTTATTTCGCCGAAGGCCGGGTGCCGCAGCCCACCGGCTCGCGCCACCGAGTCTCGGCGCCTTATCAGGCGATCAAGGCTCAGGACGGCTATCTGATGCTCGGCTGCGCCAACCAGCGCACCTGGGAACGTCTGTGCCGCGACGTGATCGAGCGCGAAGACCTGTTGGTCGACGCACGCTTCGTGACCAACAGTGACCGTGCGCGCAATGTCGAGGCGCTCGAAGACATTCTCCAGGACATCCTTTCCCGGCAGCCGATCAGGCATTGGCTCGAACGCTGCGACGAGGCCGGCGTGCCGGCCGGGCCGATCAATGACTTCGCCCAGGCCATGCAGGACGAACATTACCTGGCGCGGGACATGGTCCAGGAAGTCGAACATCCGGTTATCGGCACCATGAAGACCATCGGCTTCCCCAGCAAATTCTCCCGTACACCTTCACAGATCCGTCGCCCGGCACCGCTCTTCGCCGAGCATACCGACGAAGTCCTGCAAGGCATTGGGCTGACCGAGGCGGAAATCCTCGGCCTGCGTAGCGAGGGTTGCATTCGCTGA
- a CDS encoding TRAP transporter small permease subunit gives MNALTAIRAGFSKFLEIIVVVNVVALTLVVTIGFASRLAGTPFSWYDEVASVGLAWLTYYSAALAAAKGAHIGCPSVINYFPPTLRLFVALVAEVITIGFFVLLAYTGVQVVLILEGSTLISLTSVSLQLTQSVLPLGAALFIIAELLRLPEVIASAKGDGFVDHELEEAGIKLAKA, from the coding sequence ATGAATGCTCTTACTGCGATCAGAGCCGGCTTTTCGAAATTCCTGGAAATCATCGTCGTCGTCAACGTGGTGGCGCTCACGCTGGTGGTCACTATCGGCTTCGCGTCCCGGCTGGCCGGCACGCCGTTCAGTTGGTACGACGAAGTGGCCTCGGTGGGGCTCGCCTGGCTCACCTATTACAGTGCGGCATTGGCGGCCGCGAAGGGCGCGCATATCGGCTGCCCGAGCGTCATCAATTACTTTCCGCCGACGCTGCGCCTGTTCGTCGCTCTGGTCGCAGAGGTGATCACCATCGGTTTCTTCGTGCTGCTGGCCTATACCGGCGTGCAGGTGGTGCTGATTCTCGAGGGCTCGACGCTGATCAGCCTGACCAGTGTGTCGCTGCAGCTGACCCAGTCCGTCCTGCCGCTTGGCGCGGCGCTGTTCATCATCGCCGAGCTGTTGCGTCTGCCCGAGGTCATCGCCAGTGCCAAGGGCGACGGATTCGTCGATCACGAGCTGGAAGAGGCCGGTATCAAGCTTGCCAAGGCCTGA
- a CDS encoding TRAP transporter substrate-binding protein: protein MKIFKSALIGSLLGLTASVAQAAEIQIKFGHVGGPDSLFELSVNEFARIANEKLQGKAKVVAYGSSQLGSDSQMLNKLKLGSLDLALPSTVMSSVAPEFSLFEMPYLISNREHMVRVREEVVRDVMYKAAEKRGYTVVGVWENGFRQITNNARPIVVPADLKGLKLRTPNGIWRVAMFQSYGANPAPMALSEAFVALQTGAMDGQENPLVQSYSQRFHEVQKYLSMSNHVYTPAFVVAGASWKRLPEDVRKVLSDAAKEVEGFALEQGRMLDESLVKKMAEAGMEVNEIDQKAFIEGSEKVYAKFADEVEGGQAMLDKVTQLRQL from the coding sequence ATGAAAATCTTCAAATCAGCGTTGATCGGGTCACTGTTGGGACTCACCGCGTCGGTGGCGCAGGCCGCGGAGATCCAGATCAAGTTCGGCCACGTCGGTGGTCCGGATTCCCTGTTCGAACTCTCGGTCAACGAATTCGCGCGCATCGCCAACGAAAAGCTCCAGGGCAAGGCCAAGGTGGTGGCTTACGGGTCGAGTCAGCTGGGCAGCGATTCGCAGATGCTCAACAAGCTCAAGCTCGGTTCGCTGGACCTGGCGCTGCCATCCACGGTGATGAGTAGCGTGGCGCCCGAGTTCTCGCTGTTCGAGATGCCGTACTTGATCAGCAACCGGGAACACATGGTGCGGGTGCGCGAGGAAGTGGTCCGCGATGTCATGTACAAGGCCGCCGAGAAGCGTGGCTACACCGTTGTCGGCGTCTGGGAGAACGGCTTCCGGCAGATCACCAACAACGCCCGTCCTATCGTCGTGCCAGCTGACCTGAAGGGGCTCAAGCTGCGCACACCCAATGGCATCTGGCGGGTCGCGATGTTCCAGAGCTACGGCGCCAACCCCGCGCCGATGGCGCTCTCCGAAGCCTTCGTGGCGCTGCAGACGGGGGCGATGGACGGTCAGGAAAATCCCTTGGTGCAGAGTTACTCGCAGCGCTTCCATGAGGTTCAGAAGTATCTCTCCATGTCCAACCATGTCTACACCCCGGCCTTCGTGGTCGCCGGCGCCAGCTGGAAGCGCCTGCCCGAGGATGTGCGCAAGGTGTTGAGCGACGCCGCCAAGGAGGTCGAGGGCTTTGCCCTGGAGCAGGGCCGCATGTTGGACGAGAGCCTGGTGAAGAAGATGGCAGAGGCAGGGATGGAGGTGAACGAGATCGATCAGAAAGCCTTCATCGAGGGCTCCGAAAAGGTCTATGCGAAGTTCGCCGACGAGGTCGAGGGCGGGCAGGCGATGCTGGACAAGGTGACGCAGCTCCGTCAGCTGTAG
- a CDS encoding enoyl-CoA hydratase, with product MSDTSKGQVDCRIEQGVAWIGFNRPHSRNAMTWDMYDALARSLQEVENDRNIVAVVLHGCGGQAFVAGTDIRQFVDFEDGDAGVAYERGIDNAIAGLESLRKPTIALLEGFCVGGGAAIALACDFRYCTPSLKFGVPIAETLGNCLSVSNVARLMDLLGVARTKEVLMAAKLIEASEAATMGLVSEVFEAQVIYPEVARKAQAFGGRAPLTVQASKDLINRVLAHRRAAAESGDDWIRACYGSRDFKAAVERFVSKTPFQWTGE from the coding sequence ATGAGCGATACATCCAAGGGGCAGGTCGACTGCCGCATCGAGCAGGGCGTCGCCTGGATCGGTTTCAACCGTCCGCACAGCCGCAACGCCATGACCTGGGACATGTACGACGCCCTGGCCCGATCGCTTCAGGAGGTGGAGAACGATCGGAACATCGTCGCCGTGGTGCTCCACGGTTGCGGCGGCCAGGCGTTCGTCGCCGGCACCGACATCAGGCAGTTCGTCGATTTCGAGGACGGCGACGCGGGTGTGGCTTATGAGCGTGGCATCGACAACGCCATCGCCGGGCTGGAAAGCCTGCGCAAACCCACCATCGCCTTGCTGGAAGGCTTCTGCGTCGGCGGCGGGGCGGCCATCGCCCTGGCCTGCGATTTCCGCTACTGCACGCCGTCGTTGAAGTTCGGCGTGCCGATCGCCGAGACGCTCGGCAACTGCCTGTCGGTGAGCAACGTCGCACGCCTGATGGACCTACTGGGCGTTGCCCGGACCAAGGAAGTGCTCATGGCGGCAAAGCTGATCGAAGCGTCTGAAGCCGCGACCATGGGCCTGGTCAGCGAGGTATTCGAGGCGCAGGTGATCTACCCGGAGGTTGCGCGCAAGGCGCAGGCCTTCGGCGGACGCGCGCCGCTCACCGTGCAGGCTTCCAAGGACCTGATCAACCGGGTGCTCGCGCACCGCCGCGCGGCGGCGGAGAGCGGCGACGACTGGATACGGGCCTGCTACGGCAGCCGCGACTTCAAGGCCGCCGTCGAGCGCTTCGTCAGCAAGACCCCCTTCCAATGGACCGGTGAATGA
- a CDS encoding heme-binding protein has translation MAGKVYRASVVISRSQARRILDAAFAEARAKALEPLTAFVMDGGGHLIAAEREDGCAPLRLPVARGKAFAALGNGVSSRTVGERNDLRPAFLASVAAASEGNFIPVAGGVLILNADDEVIGAVGVSGASSDEDEHVAMVGIEAAGFKAGILPA, from the coding sequence ATGGCTGGAAAAGTTTATCGTGCAAGCGTAGTCATTTCCCGTAGTCAGGCGCGCCGCATCCTCGATGCGGCATTCGCCGAAGCGAGGGCCAAGGCGTTGGAACCACTGACGGCATTCGTCATGGACGGTGGCGGCCATCTCATCGCCGCCGAGCGTGAAGACGGTTGTGCGCCGCTGCGCCTGCCGGTGGCCAGAGGCAAGGCATTCGCTGCATTGGGCAATGGTGTCTCCAGCCGAACGGTGGGGGAGCGCAATGATCTTCGTCCGGCTTTTCTTGCATCGGTCGCGGCGGCTTCCGAGGGCAATTTCATTCCCGTGGCCGGCGGCGTACTGATCCTCAACGCCGATGACGAAGTCATTGGCGCGGTGGGGGTCAGCGGCGCCTCATCAGACGAAGATGAGCACGTGGCCATGGTCGGCATCGAGGCGGCTGGCTTCAAGGCCGGCATTCTGCCGGCCTGA
- a CDS encoding aminotransferase class V-fold PLP-dependent enzyme → MLKLDFHPSGRHFLQIPGPSPVPDRILRAMSLPTIDHRGPEFGALGLEVLRKVREVFKTEQPVVIYPASGTGAWEAALANTLSPGDRVLMFETGHFATLWEKMARRLGLEPEFLGLPGYEGWRNGVQADMIERRLKEDSSHAIKAVCVVHNETSTGVTSDIAAVRRAIDEARHPALLLVDTISGLACADYQHDGWGVDVTISGSQKGLMLPPGISFNAVSDKAVEASRHARLPKSFWAWDEILEMNKSGYWPYTPNTNLLYGLNEALDMLLEEGLDQVFARHQRWAAGVRTAVECWGLEVQCQDPSVYSPVLTGVVMPEGIDADAVRSLIYKRFDLSLGTGLGKAKGKMFRIGHLGDCNDLTLIATLGGCEAGLKLSGAALEGSGVLAALDYFAAHPLDGAR, encoded by the coding sequence ATGCTGAAGCTCGACTTTCATCCATCCGGCCGTCATTTTCTGCAGATTCCCGGCCCGTCGCCGGTGCCGGACCGCATCCTGCGCGCCATGAGCCTGCCGACCATCGACCACCGCGGCCCCGAGTTCGGCGCACTGGGGCTGGAGGTGCTGCGCAAGGTCCGCGAGGTGTTCAAGACCGAACAGCCGGTGGTCATCTACCCGGCCTCCGGCACCGGCGCCTGGGAGGCGGCGCTGGCCAACACTCTCTCGCCGGGCGATCGGGTGCTGATGTTCGAGACCGGCCATTTCGCCACGCTGTGGGAAAAGATGGCGCGCCGGCTGGGGCTCGAACCCGAGTTCCTCGGCCTGCCGGGTTACGAAGGCTGGCGTAACGGCGTGCAGGCCGACATGATCGAGCGGCGCCTGAAGGAGGACAGCAGCCACGCGATCAAGGCGGTCTGCGTGGTGCACAACGAAACCTCCACCGGTGTGACCAGCGACATCGCCGCCGTGCGCCGGGCAATCGATGAGGCGCGGCATCCGGCGCTGTTGCTGGTGGACACCATCTCGGGGTTGGCCTGCGCCGACTACCAGCACGACGGCTGGGGCGTCGACGTGACCATCTCCGGCTCGCAGAAGGGCCTGATGCTGCCGCCGGGCATCAGCTTCAACGCCGTCTCCGACAAGGCCGTCGAGGCCAGCCGCCATGCGCGGCTGCCGAAGAGCTTCTGGGCTTGGGACGAGATCCTGGAGATGAACAAGAGCGGCTACTGGCCGTACACCCCCAACACCAATCTGCTGTACGGCCTGAACGAGGCGCTGGACATGCTCCTCGAGGAGGGCCTGGACCAGGTATTCGCCCGCCACCAGCGCTGGGCGGCTGGCGTGCGCACCGCGGTCGAGTGCTGGGGCCTGGAAGTGCAGTGCCAGGACCCGAGTGTCTACTCGCCGGTGCTGACCGGCGTGGTGATGCCCGAGGGCATCGACGCCGACGCCGTGCGCAGCCTGATCTACAAGCGCTTCGACCTGTCGCTGGGCACCGGTCTGGGCAAGGCCAAGGGCAAGATGTTCCGCATCGGCCACCTGGGCGACTGCAACGACCTGACGCTGATCGCCACCCTTGGCGGTTGCGAGGCCGGGCTCAAACTCTCCGGGGCCGCGCTCGAGGGCAGCGGCGTGCTTGCCGCGCTGGACTATTTCGCGGCGCATCCGCTGGACGGCGCGCGCTGA